The Methylorubrum populi genome contains a region encoding:
- a CDS encoding recombinase family protein, whose translation MNAETPVIAQRAALYLRVSTVRQAEHDVSIPDQKRQGEAYCTSRGYRLVDTFVEAGASATNDRRPEFQRMIEAGTSKPAPFDVVVVHSFSRFFRDHFELEFYVRKLAKNGVRLVSITQEMGDDPMHVMMRQIMALFDEYQSKENAKHVLRALKENARQGFWNGSLPPIGYRTVAAEQRGAKTKKKLEIDPLHADTIRLIYRLALGAEADHSQMGVKAIVKHLNARGIFTRDGGRWGIGQVHRILTRRTYIGEHEFNRRSKTKEKKPDAEVVTVAIPPLIERATFDAVQALMKARNQKTALPHRVVIGPTLLTGICFCGNCGGAMTIRTGKGGRYRYYACSIKARQGETGCKGRAIPMEKLDGLVARHIEDRLLDPDRLEELLETILGRREEQSERRRVHIAELNRRAAESELRLKRLYDAIEAGVADLDDPALKERIAGLKVIRDQSHVDVDRAQAMLESTGERAITPEMVGRLSEAARERLRIDGGGYRRDHLRALAQRVEVGDDEVRIMGSKSDLLRTLVAAQGGKSAAIGVPGRVLKWRSTRDSNYAYERAIA comes from the coding sequence GTGAACGCCGAGACGCCCGTCATCGCCCAGCGCGCCGCGCTGTACCTGCGCGTCTCTACCGTGCGGCAGGCCGAGCACGATGTCTCGATCCCCGACCAGAAGCGGCAGGGGGAGGCGTATTGCACCTCGCGCGGCTACCGGCTGGTCGACACCTTCGTCGAGGCCGGCGCCTCCGCCACCAACGACCGCCGGCCCGAGTTCCAACGAATGATCGAGGCCGGCACCTCGAAGCCCGCGCCGTTCGACGTGGTCGTGGTCCACTCGTTCAGCCGCTTCTTCCGCGATCACTTCGAACTGGAGTTCTATGTCAGGAAGCTGGCGAAGAACGGCGTCCGCCTCGTCTCGATCACGCAGGAGATGGGTGACGACCCGATGCACGTCATGATGCGGCAGATCATGGCGCTGTTCGATGAATACCAGTCGAAGGAGAACGCCAAGCACGTCCTGCGCGCGCTGAAGGAGAATGCCCGACAGGGCTTCTGGAACGGCTCGCTGCCGCCGATCGGCTACCGCACGGTCGCGGCCGAGCAGCGCGGCGCCAAAACCAAGAAGAAGCTGGAGATCGACCCGCTCCACGCCGACACGATCCGCCTGATCTACCGGCTCGCGCTCGGTGCCGAGGCCGATCACAGCCAGATGGGCGTGAAGGCGATCGTCAAGCACCTCAACGCCCGCGGCATCTTCACCCGCGACGGCGGTCGCTGGGGCATCGGCCAGGTCCACCGCATCCTGACGCGGCGCACCTATATCGGCGAGCACGAGTTCAACCGCCGCTCCAAGACCAAGGAGAAGAAGCCCGACGCCGAAGTCGTGACGGTGGCGATTCCGCCGCTGATCGAGCGCGCCACCTTCGACGCGGTGCAGGCGCTGATGAAGGCGCGCAACCAGAAGACCGCGCTGCCGCACCGCGTCGTCATCGGCCCGACGCTGCTCACCGGCATCTGCTTCTGCGGCAATTGCGGGGGTGCCATGACCATCCGCACCGGCAAGGGCGGGCGCTACCGCTACTACGCTTGCTCTATCAAGGCGCGGCAGGGCGAGACCGGCTGCAAGGGCCGCGCGATCCCGATGGAAAAGCTCGACGGCCTCGTCGCCCGCCACATCGAGGACCGCCTGCTCGACCCCGATCGGCTGGAGGAGCTGCTGGAGACCATCCTCGGCCGTCGCGAGGAACAGTCCGAGCGCCGCCGCGTCCATATCGCCGAGCTGAACCGCCGCGCTGCCGAGTCTGAGCTGCGCCTCAAGCGCCTCTACGATGCGATCGAGGCGGGCGTCGCCGACCTCGACGACCCGGCGCTGAAGGAGCGCATCGCCGGCCTCAAGGTCATCCGCGACCAGTCGCACGTCGACGTCGACCGGGCGCAGGCGATGCTGGAGAGCACCGGCGAGCGGGCGATCACCCCGGAGATGGTCGGGCGGCTGTCAGAGGCAGCGCGCGAGCGGCTGCGGATCGACGGGGGCGGCTATCGGCGGGATCACTTGCGTGCGCTCGCCCAGCGCGTCGAGGTCGGCGACGACGAGGTTCGCATCATGGGATCGAAGAGCGACCTGCTCAGGACGCTGGTCGCGGCGCAAGGAGGGAAATCGGCGGCTATCGGCGTGCCCGGTCGGGTACTGAAGTGGCGGAGCACGAGGGATTCGAACTACGCCTACGAGAGGGCTATAGCGTAG